The genomic region accaatatggccgattgatcatcataaaaacagtctgtcgatgccaataaagaacctttatttttaagagtgtatgttaaACTGAAAACAATCAACGCTGTCTACGTAAAGACAGTTGGCGACGGGGTAAGCGATATTCCTCCTGTCCTGGGCAGAACGGTATCTCTTTTCCTCGCTCACAAGCAGGTGCAGAACTCCCACTACGTGGACGTGTGCTGTGCTCCGGCCATTTTGTCTTTTCAATTCATAATCAGAAATGACAGCAGATTCAGTGTCATAGCTGGCACAAAAGCAGCAAGTAACCAGACAAACTTCATGCATGCCAGGTGGGGAAAAGCAACGATTTTGAAAACCTCCTTGTTCACTTGGTGTCATGCGTAAAGTTTATCCATTAACCCACGGCTTCACTTAACAATTTGATGCTGTTAAAAGGCAAAGAAGGAGAGAAATGATGCAGGAAGTGTTTACCTCTTTATGAAAATGATGGCCACAGTGAAGTTCTTGGATGCCACTCCTTCCATTCCGTAGCTCTTCATGGCAAATAAGACATATGCTATCTGCATCACCCTACATAGGAACCAAACGAAATCATCCCAAACTGTTAATATTAGTCTAATACAGTATATTAAAGTATATAGGATAcagtttttttcaggtttttaagaaaagtttcttatgctcaccaaggcagaaaaaacacaaaaagtattattgtaaaatattattacaattttaaaactgttttctattttaatctattttaaaattacatgtattcctgtgatggcaaagctaaattttaaacagccgttactccagtcttcagtgttacatgatccttgagaaatcatttgAATACAGAACTTTGGCCTCTATATCACCACCTGTAGTTAAAACATGCAACTGCATATCACTTGCGAGTTATTAAACTTAAGTTGTGCTTCGGTACTGGTTTACTGCAAGGTTTGAGGAATTCCAACGGTTACCGATGATCACCTCAGCAGATTTGTTGTGATGCACCAAGACCCGGTAAGAAGTACCAACAAAACAAACGTACAAcctatcaaaaaagaaaaaaagccatCTGATCATTTACGTGTATATTTGCCATTGTGATTTAAATTATTTGACGTATGCTCTGTCACCTTCCTTTTAATGTAAACTCTCAGTTccagatttatttgttttaaaaactgATTTCTTAAGAGGTCCCAGGAGTTGCCCTTTAGTTCTGTTTATGTTAAATAGTCTGCTGCAGGTATATAGAAAGACCTTTTATGTTTATGGACATGAAGTaaactatagagggtttgcactagTCTTGCCAGGCCATCTTGGAGATAaccggatgtaaacaacagcattgattgcatggttaatgtactactgaatacatgttttgctaatttatgctgtctcaGTTTTTAAACCAttgaaaaaacgtgtggaagctgttagatcatatagagaaggacttagtaagcagggaagggcacaatattttgacaaactaaagttaataggtggtaaagataagtatgtgcagtattaattaagatattagcttaatatttcacctacttgaccagaaatgataagaacaaacgcgaatgttgtcaagattctccCCCGAAATCCTGGTTAATTTTGGCCAACCACAGACGACTTTTGTTCCTCAGATTTTtgtactcttctccttgatttgttattacTTTTGGCAGTCAATAGCACTCCAAACGTTTTTCCCTGTCTGACAGAtttgtacagcccaaaacatgacaataattgaccattttcagagtttccttcggttcagtggcattgtttaaacgagcgttgtgaaaacactctataccgTTATCATTTCCATGTAAACTACAAAAACACAAATTTGTGAAAACAGTTAAGTCATGAGCATCTATATTATGTGTTCAGTTTACAGGTATGTGTGCCAGGCGCATAAAGTTTCTTTACAAAGTGACATCAG from Garra rufa chromosome 12, GarRuf1.0, whole genome shotgun sequence harbors:
- the LOC141347096 gene encoding uncharacterized protein isoform X1, whose product is MRANHLHANTMAPVPVHLKSREEKEAHTHCRARRVSSDENSRTKVGGPECHISTIPELAECLEKRLRFNNQKGDADSICLICHEELRNGRSGIQELHCGHHFHKETKWPEHSTRPRSGSSAPACERGKEIPFCPGQEEYRLPRRQLSLRRQR